Proteins encoded together in one Cardiocondyla obscurior isolate alpha-2009 linkage group LG07, Cobs3.1, whole genome shotgun sequence window:
- the LOC139104434 gene encoding uncharacterized protein isoform X2 produces MDNGFKALTLYNKMQSYPPLTIAGSSTGRNWCAWKQSFLSFLQKEDDKELYKDQWTVIFLMLVGSLGEEAYKNLSANAQNTRDLETLFRELDIYFIFGSEKKQNSEDIETYIDRLMFLAIGSNHSDPVNIVKHKVVEDIKNCAFAKKAIPSTSQVTDVMSYLHSLDFCQIKLFWERCENEQKQFLFSTQSAEMVCVRCGTFHGRNRCPAHGVQCNNCKGHNHFTANCKVKYISNCIKCGTHHVQSRCPAFGKQCEKCGKLNHYSRLCQIPIVKNCTRCGMDHAISMCPAQGCVCSKCKKPNHFKEKCLTK; encoded by the exons atgg ATAATGGATTTAAAGCACtaactttatataataaaatgcaaagttATCCCCCACTTACGATCGCAGGAAGCAGCACCGGTAGAAACTGGTGCGCATGGAAACAGagttttttatcttttctacAGAAAGAAGATGACAAAGAACTTTATAAGGATCAATGGACCGTTATATTTTTGATGTTAGTTGGATCCCTTGGAGAAGAAGCgtacaaaaatttatccgCAAATGCGCAGAATACAAGAGACTTGGAAACATTATTTCGTGAACTagatatatactttatttttgGATCTGAAAAGAAACAGAATAGTGAAGATATTGAGACGTACATCGATAGGCTGATG TTTCTAGCTATTGGAAGTAACCATAGTGATCCTGTGAACATTGTAAAGCATAAAGTTGTAGAGGATATTAAGAATTGCGCTTTTGCAAAAAAAGCAATACCTTCTACGTCCCAAGTCACAGACGTAATGTCGTATCTACATTCGTTGGACTTTTGTCAAATTAAGTTGTTTTGGGAACGTTGCGAGAACGAGcaaaagcaatttttatttagcacTCAGTCCGCCGAAATGGTATGCGTTCGTTGCGGCACTTTTCACGGTAGAAATCGTTGTCCGGCCCACGGGGTGCAATGTAACAATTGCAAAGGACACAATCATTTTACGGCTAATTGTaaggtaaaatatatatccaaCTGTATCAAATGTGGAACGCATCACGTTCAGTCACGTTGCCCCGCTTTTGGAAAGCAATGTGAAAAGTGCGGTAAACTGAACCATTACTCGCGGCTATGCCAAATTCCTATTGTAAAGAATTGTACGAGATGTGGCATGGATCATGCTATATCTATGTGTCCGGCCCAAGGTTGCGTTTGCTCCAAATGCAAAAAGCCAAATCACTTTAAAGAAAAGTGTTTGACGAAATGA
- the LOC139104434 gene encoding uncharacterized protein isoform X1, with translation MIISICNINILVVDNGFKALTLYNKMQSYPPLTIAGSSTGRNWCAWKQSFLSFLQKEDDKELYKDQWTVIFLMLVGSLGEEAYKNLSANAQNTRDLETLFRELDIYFIFGSEKKQNSEDIETYIDRLMFLAIGSNHSDPVNIVKHKVVEDIKNCAFAKKAIPSTSQVTDVMSYLHSLDFCQIKLFWERCENEQKQFLFSTQSAEMVCVRCGTFHGRNRCPAHGVQCNNCKGHNHFTANCKVKYISNCIKCGTHHVQSRCPAFGKQCEKCGKLNHYSRLCQIPIVKNCTRCGMDHAISMCPAQGCVCSKCKKPNHFKEKCLTK, from the exons atgataatatcTATATGTAACATTAATATCTTGGTTGTAGATAATGGATTTAAAGCACtaactttatataataaaatgcaaagttATCCCCCACTTACGATCGCAGGAAGCAGCACCGGTAGAAACTGGTGCGCATGGAAACAGagttttttatcttttctacAGAAAGAAGATGACAAAGAACTTTATAAGGATCAATGGACCGTTATATTTTTGATGTTAGTTGGATCCCTTGGAGAAGAAGCgtacaaaaatttatccgCAAATGCGCAGAATACAAGAGACTTGGAAACATTATTTCGTGAACTagatatatactttatttttgGATCTGAAAAGAAACAGAATAGTGAAGATATTGAGACGTACATCGATAGGCTGATG TTTCTAGCTATTGGAAGTAACCATAGTGATCCTGTGAACATTGTAAAGCATAAAGTTGTAGAGGATATTAAGAATTGCGCTTTTGCAAAAAAAGCAATACCTTCTACGTCCCAAGTCACAGACGTAATGTCGTATCTACATTCGTTGGACTTTTGTCAAATTAAGTTGTTTTGGGAACGTTGCGAGAACGAGcaaaagcaatttttatttagcacTCAGTCCGCCGAAATGGTATGCGTTCGTTGCGGCACTTTTCACGGTAGAAATCGTTGTCCGGCCCACGGGGTGCAATGTAACAATTGCAAAGGACACAATCATTTTACGGCTAATTGTaaggtaaaatatatatccaaCTGTATCAAATGTGGAACGCATCACGTTCAGTCACGTTGCCCCGCTTTTGGAAAGCAATGTGAAAAGTGCGGTAAACTGAACCATTACTCGCGGCTATGCCAAATTCCTATTGTAAAGAATTGTACGAGATGTGGCATGGATCATGCTATATCTATGTGTCCGGCCCAAGGTTGCGTTTGCTCCAAATGCAAAAAGCCAAATCACTTTAAAGAAAAGTGTTTGACGAAATGA